The proteins below are encoded in one region of Pseudophryne corroboree isolate aPseCor3 chromosome 8, aPseCor3.hap2, whole genome shotgun sequence:
- the LOC134949321 gene encoding uncharacterized protein LOC134949321, with translation MADTAHVSIEFVIVSAVLLLDSACERIFELLTFCSLFSSYVMRRRRLQYLRDTTIRRRQYLRRRRSFISASVTTILNLNHSTQRKLWSRERQHGQVFMQSVLNFQDVQWKCHFRMSRHTFHYLLDLMSPALSRQTTNFRSPIEPSRRLAIALWWYATPGEYRTIACLFGVGISTVCTIVHEVTKALVDNLYHRFISLPQGQRLDETIVGFVESGYPQCAGAIDGTHIPIIAPHDNHADYYNRKGWHSIVLQAVVDHKYCFTDVFIGWPGRSHDARVLANSDLYRVAEDKQGGYLFPREKSKFVDGVEIPVHIIGDAAYPLRRWLMKGFTQHVQLSPNQITYTHTLSSARMVVENAFGRLKGRWRCLMKRNDVDINIMPNIVAACCILHNLCEFQREEFLPEWTVQATAAYPALDCEAYLGDHSGSAEQMRSAIMANLPSLLR, from the exons atggccgacacagcacatgtctctatagagtttgtgatagtctcagctgtactactcttggattcagcctgtgagaggatatttgagcttctcacattctgtagcttgttcagcagctatgttatgaggaggaggaggctgcagtatttgagagacaccACCATTCGTCGTCggcaatacctgcgcaggaggagatcgtttatatctgcttctgtgaccaccatactcaaccttaaccACAGTACTCAACGAAAATTGTGGtctagagaacggcagcatgggcaagtttttatgcaaagtgtactgaactttcaggatgttcagtggaagtgtcacttcaggatgtcacgtcacacattccactatcttttggatttaatgtccccagcactctctagacagaccacaaacttcaggtcaccaatagagccaagcaggaggctagctatagcattgtggtggtatgccactcccggtgaatatcgcacaattgcttgcctgTTTGGTGTGGGGATATCTACCGTGTGCACCATTGTACATGAAGTGACCAAagcattggtggacaacctataccacCGATTTATATCTCTTCCGCAAGGCCAGCGTTTGGATGAAACAATTGTGGgatttgtggagtctggatatccgcagtgtgcaggtgcaattgatggtacccacatccctataatcgcacctcatgataatcatgccgactactacaacagaaagggatggcattccattgttttgcaagctgtggtggatcataagtattg tttCACTGACGTATTCATCGGCTGGCCGGGGCGGTCACATGACGCTCGAGTTCTTGCAAACTCTGATCTGTACCGGgtagcagaggacaagcaagggggctacctttttccaagagag AAATCCAAatttgtggacggagtggagataccggtacacataattggtgatgcagcctacccgttacgacgatggctcatgaaggggttcacccaacatgtccagctgagccccaatcaaattacatatacacacaccctgagctcggcaagaatggtggttgaaaatgcctttggacgattaaaaggacgttggcgctgtcttatgaagcgcaatgatgtagacattaatatcatgcctaacattgttgcagcatgttgtattctgcataacttatgtgagtttcagagggaggaattcctaccagagtggacagtgcaggcCACTGCTGCGTACCCTGCCCTTGATTGTGAGGCCTATTTGGGCGACCATTCtggtagtgcagaacagatgaggtctgctataatggccaaccttccctcattactcCGTTAA